Proteins encoded in a region of the Flavobacteriales bacterium genome:
- a CDS encoding type IX secretion system membrane protein PorP/SprF, producing MKFVIIPLFFISLQVIGQFKTLSTFNNLTNIAVINPAFSGGKTEYSIFLNLQEYSNSQMASINYNKGLSGFSLFHFNTNYTLFEHENTHTSSIQYGGRIQLAKNHQLRLGIGLTQNSFPVYSNSNYNYITSTQLSTKYGIAYENQYFYIGASQANIPISKRSIDYYQNNLLSIQAGTKLTIPELGGIIIKPSFLYLNYEGAYHFAQVNLALNRKQLGLNLGYRNNDTFLMGGGWNFVNGFSINYAYKMTISKLSIAMYNNTHNLQLLYQRKAKASSTVNFPFFN from the coding sequence ATGAAATTTGTTATTATCCCCCTATTTTTTATCTCACTTCAGGTCATTGGTCAATTTAAAACGCTTTCCACTTTTAATAATTTGACCAATATAGCTGTAATAAACCCCGCTTTTTCAGGTGGAAAAACTGAATATTCTATCTTTTTAAATCTCCAAGAATATTCTAATTCTCAAATGGCCAGTATCAATTACAATAAAGGATTGAGTGGTTTTAGCTTATTCCACTTCAATACGAATTATACATTATTTGAACACGAGAATACTCACACCTCTTCCATACAATATGGAGGGCGCATTCAATTAGCTAAAAATCATCAATTAAGATTAGGGATTGGACTCACCCAAAATAGCTTTCCTGTTTATTCCAATTCAAATTATAACTATATCACCTCCACTCAACTTTCTACAAAGTATGGTATCGCATACGAAAATCAATACTTTTATATTGGAGCTTCTCAAGCTAACATTCCTATCTCCAAACGATCTATAGATTATTATCAAAATAATTTATTAAGCATTCAAGCTGGAACAAAACTAACTATTCCTGAACTTGGAGGCATCATTATAAAACCATCATTTTTATACTTGAACTATGAAGGTGCTTATCATTTTGCTCAAGTTAATTTAGCCTTAAATCGAAAACAATTGGGATTAAATTTGGGCTATAGAAACAATGACACCTTTTTGATGGGAGGGGGATGGAATTTTGTTAATGGCTTTTCTATTAATTATGCTTATAAGATGACGATATCAAAATTGAGTATTGCTATGTATAACAATACACACAATCTGCAACTCTTATATCAAAGAAAAGCTAAAGCCTCTTCAACAGTTAACTTTCCTTTCTTTAATTAG
- a CDS encoding WcaF family extracellular polysaccharide biosynthesis acetyltransferase, with protein MEQTDLSKFNNSWYQPGGKIKRLLWFLVNVWVFQNRLNGWSGSKVFFLKLFGAKVGKNVVIKPNVNIKYPWLLTIGENSWIGEQVWIDNLAPTVIGANVCVSQGAMLLCGNHDYKKVAFDLIVGEITLEDGVWIGAHAVVGPNVTCYSHAVLSVKSVASSDLQAYTIYQGIPAKAVRKRVITD; from the coding sequence ATGGAACAAACAGATTTATCCAAATTCAACAACAGTTGGTACCAACCAGGTGGGAAAATAAAACGCTTATTGTGGTTTTTGGTCAATGTTTGGGTCTTTCAAAATCGATTAAACGGATGGAGTGGGAGCAAGGTCTTTTTTTTAAAGCTTTTTGGAGCTAAAGTGGGAAAAAACGTTGTTATTAAACCCAATGTTAACATCAAATATCCATGGTTATTAACCATTGGAGAAAACTCTTGGATTGGAGAACAAGTATGGATCGATAATCTAGCTCCAACTGTCATTGGTGCTAATGTGTGTGTGTCACAAGGAGCCATGTTGTTGTGTGGAAACCATGATTATAAAAAAGTTGCGTTTGACCTTATTGTAGGTGAAATTACTTTGGAGGATGGTGTTTGGATAGGTGCCCATGCCGTTGTTGGGCCTAATGTAACATGTTATTCCCATGCCGTTTTATCTGTTAAATCTGTAGCTTCTTCCGATTTACAGGCCTATACCATTTATCAAGGTATTCCTGCCAAAGCAGTAAGAAAACGAGTAATAACTGACTAA
- a CDS encoding choice-of-anchor J domain-containing protein, with protein MKKILFFVTSLFALTQYAQVTILNADFNNGIPTGWQLIDNDQLVPYNDNSVNFMTNAWNLVEDYDSTGIGDSILVATSWFETSGEADDYLISPAITLGNYGNFISFDLRSIDASHPDGFQVLYSTEGTALSDFSNSPLLYDSIAISPYWTRYTVNLDEFSLNNQTIHFAFRHYATDQYVLALDNISIVINDPVSIDETISTLFQFYPNPATDRITFENIEMGQPITITDLSGQLIQTLILNNKSIDIDLPNGLYLINVGGTVQKLIIK; from the coding sequence ATGAAGAAAATATTATTTTTTGTTACTTCACTTTTTGCATTAACGCAATATGCTCAAGTTACTATTTTAAATGCGGATTTTAATAATGGAATCCCAACTGGATGGCAATTAATCGACAACGATCAATTAGTTCCATACAATGATAATAGTGTTAATTTTATGACAAATGCCTGGAATCTTGTTGAGGATTATGATTCTACAGGAATAGGAGACTCTATATTGGTGGCTACTTCATGGTTTGAAACTTCTGGAGAAGCTGATGATTATTTGATTTCTCCTGCAATAACACTTGGTAATTATGGAAACTTTATTTCTTTTGATTTAAGATCTATTGATGCCTCTCATCCTGATGGTTTTCAAGTATTATATTCTACTGAAGGTACTGCACTTAGTGATTTTAGCAACAGTCCTTTATTATATGATTCTATCGCTATCTCTCCCTACTGGACTCGTTATACTGTTAATTTAGATGAGTTCTCATTAAATAATCAAACCATTCATTTTGCCTTTAGGCATTATGCCACTGATCAATATGTCTTAGCGTTAGATAACATTTCTATTGTAATTAATGATCCTGTATCTATTGATGAAACAATATCAACTCTATTTCAGTTTTATCCCAACCCAGCAACTGACAGAATCACTTTTGAAAACATTGAAATGGGACAACCTATTACGATTACTGATTTGAGCGGTCAACTTATTCAAACGTTAATACTCAACAACAAAAGCATTGATATTGATCTACCTAATGGTCTATACTTAATAAATGTAGGTGGTACTGTTCAAAAACTAATCATTAAATAA
- a CDS encoding TerB family tellurite resistance protein, with translation MSIAQIFESGERTQDKGHFKNLVLIANADGVVTEEETKLLNRIGKNIGLNEEQINAIKENPSQFAVIPPVSKVERLEQMVQLIKMMKADGSIDQHEYSLLELLAVRLGFNSLDDVDVKKAIELLAAGEDVESIAEAIA, from the coding sequence ATGTCTATAGCTCAAATATTTGAAAGCGGAGAAAGAACACAAGATAAAGGTCACTTTAAAAACTTAGTTTTAATTGCTAATGCTGATGGCGTTGTCACTGAGGAAGAAACTAAATTATTAAACCGAATTGGTAAGAACATTGGCTTGAATGAAGAGCAAATCAATGCTATTAAGGAAAATCCATCTCAATTTGCTGTGATACCTCCTGTAAGTAAAGTTGAACGTTTAGAACAAATGGTTCAATTAATTAAGATGATGAAAGCAGATGGTAGTATTGACCAACACGAGTATAGCTTATTGGAATTATTGGCTGTTCGTTTAGGGTTTAACTCACTAGATGATGTTGATGTAAAAAAAGCAATAGAGTTATTAGCCGCTGGTGAAGATGTTGAATCAATTGCTGAAGCTATAGCATAA
- a CDS encoding alpha/beta hydrolase: protein MSSQVKLIQNYFKITSAIAPKLAAKHGVKVFSKVRLKKIKSKEVEFFTLSKAFKVPFKNHKPLQCYELGNPEGKLIFLIHGWDSNIGSLTLFAKGLMETNAYRIIGISLPAHGYHDEKRTNMVESGEAFKTVLAYINPQERFDVVAHSFGSGVTTMGLATSGYKADKVVFLTAPNKVKNIFDEFKNFVKMGDRAYHNMLEIAKNKIIHEPIEEYTIAKKLKKADYKSLLIIHDEYDKILPYSNSEEIVEMHPEIKLHKMQKIGHYRMLWNPEVVSVTKEFLKG, encoded by the coding sequence ATGAGTAGTCAAGTAAAATTAATACAGAATTATTTTAAAATTACTTCAGCAATTGCACCTAAACTTGCTGCAAAACATGGAGTAAAGGTTTTTAGTAAAGTTCGGTTGAAAAAAATAAAATCAAAAGAAGTAGAATTTTTTACTTTATCCAAGGCGTTTAAAGTACCATTTAAAAACCATAAGCCATTGCAATGTTATGAATTGGGAAATCCAGAGGGAAAGTTAATCTTTTTAATTCACGGATGGGATTCTAATATCGGTAGCTTAACACTTTTTGCTAAAGGGTTGATGGAAACGAACGCTTATCGAATTATTGGAATTAGTCTTCCAGCTCACGGATACCATGACGAGAAAAGAACCAATATGGTTGAGAGTGGTGAAGCATTTAAAACAGTTTTAGCGTATATTAACCCTCAAGAAAGATTTGATGTCGTAGCACATTCCTTTGGTTCAGGAGTGACAACCATGGGACTTGCTACTTCAGGTTATAAAGCCGATAAAGTGGTATTCTTAACAGCTCCTAATAAGGTTAAAAATATTTTTGATGAATTTAAAAACTTTGTCAAAATGGGAGACCGAGCCTATCATAATATGTTAGAGATCGCTAAAAATAAAATTATTCATGAACCTATTGAAGAGTATACAATAGCCAAGAAATTAAAAAAAGCTGATTATAAGAGTCTATTAATTATTCACGATGAATACGATAAGATTTTACCCTATTCTAATTCTGAAGAAATCGTTGAAATGCATCCAGAAATAAAATTGCATAAAATGCAAAAAATAGGACATTATAGAATGCTTTGGAATCCAGAAGTAGTAAGTGTTACAAAAGAATTTCTAAAAGGATAA
- a CDS encoding DUF4442 domain-containing protein translates to MTVLKTNKKEGLKNKISRLIFNHIPPYRGTGGKVVFISDDWREVQVKLPLTWRTKNIVGSVFGGSIYASIDPIYMAQLMKILGENYVVWDKSAEIQFKKPIKKTVYTRFLITDDLINKLKREVVENGEYSIDLPVVFEDLQGTVYANITKQIYVASKTFYKQKQAKRNE, encoded by the coding sequence ATGACAGTATTAAAAACAAATAAAAAAGAAGGGTTAAAGAATAAGATAAGCCGTTTGATTTTCAATCATATACCTCCGTATAGAGGAACGGGAGGAAAGGTGGTATTTATCTCTGATGATTGGAGAGAAGTACAGGTAAAGTTACCGCTAACATGGAGGACTAAAAATATTGTAGGCTCAGTTTTTGGAGGGAGTATTTATGCCTCTATTGATCCTATTTATATGGCACAATTGATGAAGATATTAGGAGAGAATTATGTAGTATGGGATAAGTCAGCTGAAATTCAATTTAAGAAGCCCATAAAAAAAACAGTATATACACGGTTTTTAATAACAGATGATCTAATCAATAAACTTAAAAGAGAAGTTGTAGAAAATGGAGAATATAGCATTGATCTACCTGTGGTCTTTGAGGATTTACAAGGAACCGTATATGCTAATATAACCAAGCAAATTTACGTAGCCTCCAAAACATTTTATAAACAAAAACAAGCTAAACGAAATGAGTAG
- a CDS encoding TetR/AcrR family transcriptional regulator, translating into MASKSEITANYIVRTVAPIFNKKGYVGTSLSDLTSATGLTKGAIYGNFKNKEELSLEAFNHNIRFVLGMIRERMDAETTSIGKLKALNNFYRDYTKETIHLGGCPILNVGIDANHLHPLLLTRVDYVIQKLEESIAEVIQNGIAKQEIKQEIEPIKYARLFFSKLEGAIFMAVIRKNEAYLKEMTDHIDYTIDKELKV; encoded by the coding sequence TTGGCGTCTAAATCAGAAATAACAGCAAATTATATAGTTAGAACAGTAGCTCCTATATTCAATAAAAAAGGTTATGTGGGAACAAGTTTATCTGACTTAACTTCTGCAACGGGATTAACTAAGGGGGCGATATACGGAAACTTTAAAAATAAGGAAGAACTATCATTAGAAGCTTTTAATCATAATATTCGATTTGTTCTAGGAATGATTCGAGAGCGAATGGATGCTGAAACTACTTCAATAGGTAAATTAAAAGCATTAAATAACTTCTATAGAGATTACACTAAAGAGACGATTCATCTGGGTGGGTGCCCAATTTTAAATGTTGGTATTGATGCCAACCATCTCCATCCATTATTGCTGACCAGGGTAGATTATGTAATTCAAAAGTTAGAAGAGAGTATTGCTGAGGTAATTCAAAATGGAATAGCTAAACAAGAAATAAAGCAAGAGATTGAACCCATTAAGTATGCCCGTTTGTTTTTCTCAAAATTAGAGGGGGCTATTTTTATGGCAGTAATCAGAAAAAACGAGGCTTATTTAAAAGAAATGACAGATCATATAGATTATACAATTGATAAAGAATTAAAGGTATAA
- a CDS encoding DUF1015 domain-containing protein encodes MINIKPFKAVRPPRDKANLVASRPFYNYKKHILTAKLEGNPYTFLHVINPEFKADDRTKPNTRERFEKVKNKYDDFKLSNILQTEDTEAFYIYRQITPTNTYIGIIAGVAVENYINGQIKVHEHTLTEREKTFCKYIDVCKFNAEPVLLTYKDEPEINQIIDQYINTRSEYEFTTTDHIKHDLWIIAETAEIQKIQTIFNHIPKVYIADGHHRTASSALYATENKHLESAQYFLSYFIAESKLRIYDFNRAISGLNGLTKVDFLEEVNHYFTITETSNSPLKPTQLHEFTMYLDHQWYRLNTKSNFIDSNSPVGSLDPQILSDTILSKILGVTDLKNDTRAHFIEGTKGLTALEEIVNNNIADVSFALHPVSIDQLKLIADTNNIMPPKSTWIEPKLRSGLTIYEF; translated from the coding sequence ATGATAAATATTAAACCTTTTAAAGCTGTTAGACCACCAAGGGACAAAGCTAATTTAGTCGCTTCAAGGCCTTTTTATAATTACAAAAAGCATATTTTAACTGCTAAACTTGAAGGGAATCCTTATACTTTTTTACATGTAATTAATCCAGAATTTAAGGCTGACGATAGAACAAAACCCAATACTAGAGAACGCTTTGAAAAGGTGAAGAATAAATATGACGATTTTAAATTATCTAACATTCTTCAAACTGAAGACACTGAAGCTTTCTATATTTATCGTCAAATCACACCAACCAATACTTACATTGGAATTATTGCTGGTGTAGCAGTTGAAAATTATATTAATGGACAAATAAAAGTTCATGAACATACACTAACTGAACGTGAAAAAACTTTCTGTAAATATATTGATGTCTGTAAATTTAATGCTGAGCCTGTTTTATTAACCTATAAAGACGAGCCTGAAATCAACCAAATCATTGATCAATACATTAACACTCGATCTGAATATGAATTCACAACAACAGATCACATTAAACATGATCTATGGATTATAGCTGAAACTGCTGAAATCCAAAAAATACAAACGATTTTTAATCACATTCCTAAAGTATACATTGCTGATGGACACCACAGAACGGCTTCCTCCGCTTTATATGCTACTGAAAATAAACACTTAGAAAGTGCTCAATACTTCCTCTCCTATTTTATTGCTGAAAGTAAGTTAAGAATTTATGATTTTAATCGAGCAATATCTGGCTTAAATGGATTGACAAAAGTTGATTTTCTTGAAGAAGTGAACCATTACTTTACGATAACTGAAACCTCAAATTCTCCCTTAAAGCCTACACAACTTCATGAATTCACCATGTATTTAGACCATCAATGGTACCGTCTAAACACAAAGTCCAATTTTATTGATAGCAACTCACCAGTGGGTAGTCTCGACCCTCAAATTTTATCAGACACCATACTCTCAAAAATACTGGGGGTGACCGATTTAAAAAACGACACCCGAGCTCATTTTATTGAAGGTACTAAAGGTTTAACTGCTCTTGAAGAAATTGTCAACAACAACATTGCTGATGTTTCATTTGCACTTCACCCTGTATCTATTGATCAATTGAAGTTAATTGCGGATACCAACAATATTATGCCTCCCAAAAGCACTTGGATTGAACCCAAACTAAGAAGTGGATTAACTATTTATGAGTTTTAA
- a CDS encoding PIF1 family DEAD/DEAH box helicase, with the protein MTQEHALSILKTGTNVFLTGSAGTGKTYVLNQYIQYLKDRKVPVAITASTGIASTHIGGVTIHSWAGIGVKESLTGRELAGMKTKKYLKDKIAKAKVLIIDEISMLHKKQLDLVDLVLQSFKDNIESFGDLQVVFCGDFFQLPPVGVQQEKSRDKFAFMSKAWVDAGVSVCYLTKQYRQSDHELNDLLNEIRTNTISQQTIDLLKSANTPLKLEPTKLYTHNADVDRINQEFLEKLPGKKRYFKATTTGDKQLVEVLKKTVLAGNELQLKIGAKVMFVKNNYDKGYINGTLGEVIEYSGVGLPVVKLTSGDKITVTPEKWSIDDDSGKSLASFNQIPLRLAWAITVHKSQGMTLEAAEIDLTKTFESGQGYVALSRLKSLNKLYLRGFNQKALTVDTLALKADKRFKELSQLAEDVIDLDKNEMKAKDFIRACGGRVLKKL; encoded by the coding sequence ATGACGCAAGAACATGCACTTTCAATATTAAAAACAGGTACGAATGTTTTTTTAACGGGGTCAGCTGGTACCGGGAAAACCTACGTGCTTAATCAGTATATACAGTATTTAAAAGATAGAAAAGTTCCTGTGGCTATAACAGCTTCTACAGGAATAGCTTCTACACATATTGGAGGAGTTACAATTCATTCTTGGGCTGGAATAGGAGTAAAAGAGTCGCTGACTGGTAGAGAACTAGCAGGGATGAAGACTAAAAAATATTTAAAAGATAAAATTGCAAAAGCCAAAGTACTGATCATTGATGAGATATCAATGTTACATAAAAAACAGTTAGATTTAGTTGATTTAGTACTTCAGTCTTTTAAAGATAATATAGAGTCTTTTGGAGACTTACAGGTGGTGTTTTGTGGAGACTTTTTTCAGTTGCCTCCTGTTGGAGTTCAGCAAGAAAAGAGTAGAGATAAATTTGCTTTTATGTCAAAAGCCTGGGTAGATGCTGGAGTTTCAGTATGTTATTTAACCAAACAATACCGTCAAAGCGATCATGAGTTAAATGATTTGTTAAATGAAATACGTACAAATACAATTTCTCAGCAGACAATAGATTTATTAAAGTCAGCGAATACTCCTTTGAAACTTGAACCAACTAAATTATACACGCACAACGCAGATGTAGATCGAATTAATCAAGAGTTTTTAGAGAAATTGCCTGGTAAAAAACGGTATTTTAAAGCAACAACAACTGGCGATAAACAGCTAGTTGAAGTTTTGAAAAAAACGGTGTTAGCCGGTAATGAATTGCAATTGAAAATAGGAGCAAAAGTAATGTTCGTTAAAAATAACTACGACAAAGGATATATTAATGGAACATTAGGAGAGGTTATTGAATATAGTGGAGTAGGATTACCTGTGGTGAAATTAACTAGCGGCGATAAAATTACAGTAACACCAGAAAAATGGTCGATTGACGATGATAGTGGGAAATCATTGGCGTCATTTAACCAAATTCCTTTGCGATTAGCTTGGGCAATAACAGTTCATAAATCACAAGGGATGACCTTGGAAGCGGCTGAAATTGATTTAACTAAAACATTTGAATCTGGACAAGGTTATGTAGCGTTATCAAGATTAAAGTCTTTAAATAAACTATACCTAAGAGGCTTTAATCAAAAAGCTTTAACTGTAGATACTTTAGCCTTAAAAGCAGATAAACGGTTTAAGGAATTGTCACAACTAGCAGAGGATGTCATTGACTTGGATAAGAATGAGATGAAAGCCAAAGACTTTATTAGAGCTTGTGGAGGAAGAGTTTTAAAGAAACTTTAA
- the kdsA gene encoding 3-deoxy-8-phosphooctulonate synthase: protein MSKKKFELGEVTFGADELFLITGPCVIEDEATMLRTAEKIKEVTTKLNIPTVYKSSFMKDNRSSVDYYVGPGTEEGLRILEKVKKEFGFSLVTDVHFPGHVDQVADVVDVIQIPAYLAMQTSLLVAAGNTGKIVNLKHPQFLAPENMGKPAAKVASTGNDKILLTERGYAFGYNDLIVDPRSFFEMRQTGYPVIFDVTHSIRKYGIPSADPNGGAKQYLDTLARAGVASGVDGLFVETHPCPNEALCDAASQLDMNNLEEFLKPLLEIHATEVKYRK, encoded by the coding sequence ATGAGTAAAAAGAAATTTGAATTAGGAGAGGTAACATTTGGAGCGGATGAATTGTTTTTAATAACAGGGCCTTGCGTTATTGAAGATGAGGCAACAATGTTACGTACTGCAGAAAAAATTAAAGAGGTAACAACAAAGTTAAATATCCCAACAGTCTATAAATCTTCTTTTATGAAAGATAATAGAAGTTCTGTTGATTATTATGTTGGGCCAGGAACAGAAGAGGGATTAAGAATTTTAGAAAAAGTAAAAAAAGAGTTTGGCTTTTCTTTAGTTACTGATGTGCATTTTCCAGGACATGTAGACCAAGTTGCTGATGTCGTAGATGTTATTCAGATTCCTGCGTATTTAGCAATGCAAACTTCTTTGCTGGTGGCAGCAGGAAACACGGGGAAAATTGTTAATCTAAAACATCCACAGTTTTTAGCGCCAGAAAACATGGGAAAACCTGCTGCTAAGGTAGCATCGACAGGTAATGATAAAATTTTGTTGACTGAAAGAGGGTACGCATTTGGTTACAATGATTTAATCGTTGATCCAAGAAGTTTCTTTGAAATGAGACAAACAGGTTATCCAGTAATTTTTGATGTAACACATTCAATTAGAAAGTATGGTATTCCGAGTGCTGATCCAAATGGAGGAGCGAAGCAGTATTTAGATACTTTAGCTAGAGCAGGGGTTGCTTCAGGAGTTGACGGATTGTTTGTTGAAACACACCCTTGTCCAAATGAGGCATTGTGTGATGCTGCAAGTCAGTTAGATATGAATAATTTAGAGGAATTTTTAAAGCCTCTTCTAGAGATTCACGCAACCGAGGTGAAATACAGAAAATAG
- the kdsB gene encoding 3-deoxy-manno-octulosonate cytidylyltransferase: protein MNILGVIPARYGSTRLEGKPLVDICGKPMIQRVYEQSKKVLDHVVVATDDERIEEAVKAFGGEVVMTSKEHTTGTNRCLEAYKIVQAKSDLSFEAVINIQGDEPLLEPEQIRCLVSCFEDPKTELATLVMPVANEGDLFNESEVFVVFDKNKRALYFSRSVIPHIRGVHKTKWLQHHTFYKHLGMYGFTTESLKAFAEMEQTKLELTESLEQNRWLENGGVIKIEITQHDSIPVDTIDDLEKVRRIVSEIES from the coding sequence ATGAATATTTTAGGGGTCATACCAGCAAGATATGGTTCAACCAGATTAGAAGGGAAGCCATTGGTAGATATTTGTGGGAAGCCCATGATTCAACGTGTTTATGAACAAAGTAAAAAAGTGTTGGATCATGTTGTTGTAGCAACAGATGACGAGAGGATAGAAGAGGCCGTAAAAGCTTTTGGAGGAGAGGTTGTAATGACGAGCAAAGAACATACTACTGGTACCAACAGATGTTTAGAGGCTTACAAAATTGTTCAAGCTAAAAGTGATTTGAGCTTTGAGGCTGTAATTAACATTCAAGGAGATGAACCTTTATTAGAACCTGAACAAATTAGGTGTTTGGTAAGTTGTTTTGAAGACCCTAAAACCGAATTGGCTACCTTGGTGATGCCAGTAGCAAATGAGGGAGATTTGTTTAATGAGAGTGAAGTGTTTGTTGTTTTTGATAAGAATAAGCGTGCACTGTACTTTAGTCGATCTGTTATTCCTCATATAAGAGGAGTGCATAAAACAAAGTGGTTGCAACATCATACATTTTACAAACATCTTGGAATGTATGGTTTTACGACGGAATCTTTAAAAGCATTTGCTGAAATGGAGCAAACAAAATTAGAGTTAACAGAGTCGTTAGAACAAAATAGATGGTTAGAGAATGGTGGAGTAATTAAAATAGAGATTACGCAACACGATTCCATTCCAGTAGATACAATTGATGATTTAGAGAAAGTAAGACGAATCGTTTCTGAAATTGAATCTTAA
- a CDS encoding 3-hydroxybutyryl-CoA dehydrogenase, which produces MKNITVIGAGTMGNGIAHVFAQSGFNVSLVDISEDSLTKALATITKNLDRLIKKERISEEDKSNTLGNITTFTSLEEGAKNADLVVEAATENVEIKLSIFKDMDKFAPENAILATNTSSISITKIAAVTSRPEKVIGMHFMNPVPVMKLVEIIRGYSTSDEVLTTIMETSRALKKVPVEVNDYPGFVANKILMPMINEAIITLHEGTAGVEEIDTVMKLGMAHPMGPLQLADFIGLDVCLAILKVLQDGYGTAKYAPCPLLVNMVTAGKLGVKSGEGFYSWTHGTKELVVADNFKK; this is translated from the coding sequence ATGAAAAATATTACCGTAATAGGAGCTGGTACTATGGGGAATGGAATTGCTCATGTATTTGCACAAAGTGGATTTAATGTATCGTTAGTCGATATTTCTGAAGATAGTTTAACCAAAGCGTTAGCTACAATCACAAAGAATTTAGATCGTTTAATCAAAAAAGAAAGAATTTCTGAGGAAGATAAGTCTAATACTTTAGGTAATATAACAACATTTACATCTTTAGAAGAAGGAGCTAAAAATGCTGACTTAGTAGTAGAGGCAGCTACAGAAAATGTAGAGATAAAACTGTCGATATTTAAAGATATGGATAAGTTTGCTCCAGAAAATGCCATCTTAGCAACCAACACATCTTCTATTTCAATTACCAAAATTGCAGCAGTAACTTCAAGACCAGAGAAAGTGATTGGTATGCATTTTATGAATCCAGTTCCTGTAATGAAATTGGTAGAGATTATTAGAGGATATTCTACGTCTGATGAAGTGTTAACAACAATTATGGAAACTTCTAGAGCCTTAAAAAAAGTGCCTGTTGAAGTCAATGATTACCCTGGGTTTGTTGCCAATAAGATTTTAATGCCTATGATTAATGAGGCTATTATTACGTTGCATGAAGGAACAGCTGGTGTAGAAGAAATTGATACCGTAATGAAGTTGGGAATGGCTCATCCAATGGGACCATTACAATTAGCAGATTTTATTGGGTTAGATGTATGTTTGGCTATTTTAAAAGTATTACAAGATGGTTATGGAACAGCGAAGTATGCGCCATGTCCATTATTAGTAAACATGGTTACTGCTGGAAAGTTAGGGGTTAAATCTGGTGAAGGTTTTTACTCATGGACTCATGGAACTAAAGAGTTGGTTGTAGCAGATAATTTTAAAAAGTAA
- a CDS encoding ribosomal RNA adenine dimethylase produces MAKKSGFFNEFLKERKTVGAVAPSSKFLMKKMFAPIEFDKADVIVELGPGNGVFTKGLLEEMKPGSRLLSFELSRNFYEHINLNIRDEKLNLINDSAEKLEQYLALEGIHKVDYVVSSLPLAVIPEAVKNKILDASVKALGKEGKYIQFQYSLNARKLLQTKFKNVSYKFAPVNIPPAFVYQCSNL; encoded by the coding sequence TTGGCTAAGAAAAGTGGTTTTTTTAATGAATTTTTGAAAGAACGAAAGACAGTTGGAGCTGTAGCTCCTAGTTCTAAGTTTTTGATGAAAAAAATGTTTGCCCCTATTGAATTTGATAAGGCTGATGTTATTGTAGAGTTAGGACCAGGAAATGGAGTGTTTACAAAAGGTCTTTTAGAAGAAATGAAACCTGGTAGTAGGTTACTTTCTTTTGAATTAAGCAGAAACTTTTATGAGCATATTAACTTAAATATAAGGGATGAAAAATTAAACCTTATTAATGATTCAGCTGAAAAACTGGAACAATATTTAGCGTTAGAGGGAATCCATAAGGTTGATTATGTGGTCTCTTCATTGCCATTGGCAGTTATTCCAGAAGCAGTTAAAAATAAAATTTTAGATGCTAGTGTCAAAGCTTTAGGGAAAGAGGGGAAATATATTCAATTTCAGTATTCATTAAATGCGCGTAAGTTATTACAAACGAAGTTTAAAAATGTAAGCTATAAATTTGCGCCAGTAAATATCCCTCCTGCTTTCGTTTATCAATGTTCAAATTTATAA